The following proteins are co-located in the Poecile atricapillus isolate bPoeAtr1 chromosome 2, bPoeAtr1.hap1, whole genome shotgun sequence genome:
- the LOC131575548 gene encoding LOW QUALITY PROTEIN: ATPase family AAA domain-containing protein 2-like (The sequence of the model RefSeq protein was modified relative to this genomic sequence to represent the inferred CDS: inserted 1 base in 1 codon), producing MKKTNSGPTKASTAPSPELRYEVPTSDSLSSSDDDEEEDFAIPNKKRNIRRSLLVSFQKCASTGVDKDIMKIGGSLAGVEHMQIDGSVQFDAVGGLSDHISSLKEMVIFPLLYPEIFERLKIEPPRGCLFYGPPGTGKTLLARALANECSQGNTRVTFFMKKGAECLSKWIGESERQLRLLFEQAYKMRPSIIFFDEIDALAPIRSDKQDQIHSSVVGTLLALMDGLASRGEVVVIGATNRLDSIDPALRRPGRFEREFRFSLPNKEARKEIFKIHTRDWNPKPSDNLLEVLAEECVGYCGADIKALCAETGLCALRHRYPQLYQSRERLQINMDSVKIKANYFSMAMMKTVPASQRVMPSPGRALSAISKPLLENTLERILQTLQRVFPHAELALKRDQHQGNYVVDSDEESPSISEEKPNNETPGCKKAEFRNFSRNPRDHPTSYRPRFLLIEEPGSGQASDLAAAVIHSLEKFPIYTLDTPTLFASTSPDERCVQLMREAQRSAPSIVYVPQIPSWWDTVGPTLRSVFIALLQSIPRFTPVLLLATSSVQLRDLPEEIKALFNSEYEEVFRIPRPTCVERRHFFEDLVMKQAAQPPALKNKTTCRPLEVLPVAPPPKPRKLTEEEIRQIEEQEEDTLCELRIYLRDVAERLVIDKRFKAFTKPIDPEEAPSYKAAIKRPMDLSTVLSKIDMHQYLTARDFLKDIDLIRSNALKYKPNRGPADHLRHKACILSDTAYSIVRHEMDEGFEQRCQRIKESRKERGTHNSLLCGCKKADPKCNENXKMPAVPVDTSTSCSNDKLKRKWKMKEDSSSITVKRANVQFASSQDSPMEGHENVLQGQQKNGTENESERETLVAKSPTEEKSVVLPQCSDLREESEMPDCQISKTSEYAGLNDSQVHHTTYVGHSQVDEQPRVCDGKEKNILTREVFVNYSELRQVLDLVIVATENVSISRMERLYALLSQCIYRHREDDDKTELVKAMKKEISTLSYL from the exons ACTGAGATATGAAGTCCCCACCAGTGATTCCCTTTCCAGTtctgatgatgatgaggaggaggattttGCAATACCGAACAAGAAGAGAAATATAAGGAG ATCTCTTCTGGTCAGCTTTCAGAAGTGTGCCTCAACAGGAGTTGACAAGGATATCATGAAAATTGGAGGAAGTCTGGCTGGTGTGGAGCACATGCAAATAGATGGTTCA GTACAATTTGATGCTGTGGGTGGTCTTTCTGACCACATTTCATCTTTAAAAGAGATGGTCATTTTTCCATTGCTTTATCCTGAAATCTTTGAGAGATTGAAAATTGAACCTCCAAG agGCTGTCTATTCTATGGTCCTCCGGGGACAGGAAAGACGCTGCTTGCTCGTGCACTTGCTAATGAATGCAGTCAAGGTAACACAAGAGTAACCTTTTTTATGAAAAAAGGTGCTGAGTGCCTGAGTAAATGGATAGGAGAATCTGAACGACAGCTTCGTTTATTATTTGAGCAG GCCTACAAGATGCGAccttcaattattttctttgatgaGATTGATGCTTTGGCTCCTATACGGTCCGATAAACAAGACCAAATTCATAG CTCTGTTGTGGGGACACTTCTGGCACTTATGGATGGCTTAGCCAGCAGAGGAGAGGTTGTGGTAATAGGAGCCACCAACAGACTGGATTCTATAGATCCTGCTTTACGAAGACCTGGGCGCTTTGAACGAGAATTCCGCTTCAGTTTGCCAAACAAAGAG gcaagaaaagaaattttcaaaattcacaCACGCGACTGGAACCCAAAGCCGTCGGACAACTTACTTGAAGTGCTGGCTGAAGAATGTGTTG GATACTGTGGTGCTGATATTAAAGCCTTATGTGCTGAAACTGGTCTCTGTGCTTTGCGGCATCGCTATCCTCAGCTATATCAAAGCAGAGAGAGACTGCAGATAAACATGGATtcagttaaaataaaagcaaattatttttccatggcCATGATGAAGACTGTTCCAGCTTCACAGAGGGTTATGCCTTCTCCTGGGAGAGCGCTATCAGCTATTTCAAAGCCACTGTTAGAAAACACACTGGAAAGGATTTTACAAACCTTGCAGAGAGTATTTCCCCATGCAGAGCTTGCACTAAAGAGGGACCAACATCAAG GAAATTATGTGGTTGACAGTGATGAGGAGTCACCATCAATCTCTGAAGAGAAGCCGAATAATGAAACACCTGGTTGCAAAAAGGCAGAATTCCGCAATTTCAGCAG AAATCCTCGTGACCATCCAACATCTTACAGGCCACGGTTCTTACTAATTGAAGAGCCAGGATCTGGGCAAGCTTCTGATTTGGCAGCTGCAGTAATACATTCTCTGGAAAAGTTTCCAATTTATACACTAGATACACCAACTTTGTTTGCTAGCACATCACCAGATGAAAGATGTGTACAG TTGATGCGAGAAGCTCAAAGATCAGCACCTAGTATCGTATATGTCCCACAAATTCCTTCATGGTGGGACACTGTTGGACCTACACTGAGATCTGTTTTTATAGCACTACTGCAGAGCATCCCAAGGTTTACTCCAGTTTTACTCCTTGCAACATCTAGTGTACAACTGAGAGATCTCCCAGAAGAG ATAAAAGCATTGTTTAATAGTGAATATGAAGAAGTTTTCAGAATCCCACGTCCTACCTGTGTTGAGAGAAGACATTTTTTTGAGGACTTAGTTATGAAGCAAGCTGCTCAACCTCCTGCATTAAAAAACAAGACAA CTTGCCGGCCTTTGGAAGTCCTGCCTGTAGCACCACCACCCAAGCCTCGAAAGCtgacagaagaagaaataagaCAGAtagaagagcaggaagaggatACATTGTGTGAACTTAGGATTTATTTAAGAGATGTGGCTGAAAGACTTGTCATTGACAAACGTTTCAAAGCATTTACAAAGCCCATTGACCCAGAGGAG GCACCCAGTTACAAGGCCGCGATTAAACGTCCAATGGACCTCTCAACAGTTCTCTCTAAAATTGACATGCACCAGTACCTAACTGCAAGAGATTTTCTAAAGGACATTGATCTAATCCGTAGCAATGCTTTAAAGTACAAACCAAATAGAGGGCCTGCAG ATCACCTGAGGCACAAAGCTTGTATTTTGAGTGATACTGCATATTCCATAGTGAGGCACGAAATGGATGAAGGTTTTGAGCAACGCTGCCAAAGAATTAAAGAATCTCGTAAGGAAAGAGGTAC ACACAATTCTTTGCTTTGCGGCTGTAAGAAAGCAGACCCAAAGTGTAACGAAA GGAAGATGCCCGCAGTGCCTGTGGACACCAGTACCTCCTGCTCTAATG ATaagttgaaaagaaaatggaaaatgaaggaagatTCTTCAAGTATCACAGTAAAGAGGGCGAATGTTCAGTTTGCATCCTCCCAGGACAGTCCTATGGAAGGACATGAAAATGTACTTCAAGGACAACAGAAGAATGGGACAGAAAATGAAAGCGAGAGAGAGACCCTTGTGGCTAAATCTCctactgaagaaaaaagtgtCGTGCTTCCTCAATGTTCAGACTTAAGAGAGGAGAGTGAAATGCCGGATTGCCAAATATCCAAAACTTCTGAATATGCAGGTTTGAATG ATTCACAAGTACATCATACAACTTACGTGGGACATTCTCAGGTGGATGAGCAACCACGAGTATGTGAcgggaaagaaaagaatattcTCACACGGGAGGTGTTTGTGAATTACTCTGAGCTCAGA CAAGTGCTGGATTTGGTCATTGTGGCAACTGAGAATGTCAGTATATCTCGCATGGAAAGACTATATGCTCTTCTTAGCCAGTGCATTTACCGACATCGGGAGGATGATGACAAAACTGAATTAGTGAAG gcaatgaagaaagaaatttcaaCGTTAAGTTATCTGTGA